From the genome of Schaalia dentiphila ATCC 17982, one region includes:
- a CDS encoding class I SAM-dependent methyltransferase translates to MSALTPILSSPGWELLESLQAKQATNPIPLPELGSTLRASGLDADLVVAVLTQLALRQAARSKFGPFASHMVFTRDGLEQATRLVVAARHAQRFKDCSATRVADLGCGIGSDAMAIAGLGMNVLAVDIDPDTAGAAAANLRAFEGSEVRLGDVADLDMDELASEGVDAIFADPARRTGASRGSARITDPEQWSPPLSLALGWVSTIERVGIKVAPGIAYERIPSSWHAQWVSVGGDLVEASLWSPALSPEGRGRSCLLLDEAGAAHSLSTPEGYAPNAPAARVEVAPLGAMVAEPDSAVIRSGLLGRLADEVGAGIVSDKIAYLTGDELPDSPFYDRFEVLAVTNLRAKAISAELRTRGAGSVEIKKRGADINPDNLRKTLKLGGGDEQLTVIATRVNGRHRAIICRRLATNL, encoded by the coding sequence GTGAGCGCCCTGACCCCCATTCTGTCCTCCCCCGGCTGGGAGCTGTTGGAGTCCCTACAAGCGAAGCAGGCAACCAACCCCATCCCGCTGCCCGAGCTCGGATCCACCCTGCGCGCCTCCGGCCTCGACGCGGACCTCGTGGTCGCAGTCCTCACCCAGCTGGCCCTGCGCCAGGCAGCACGCTCAAAATTTGGCCCGTTTGCCTCCCACATGGTGTTCACCCGCGACGGCCTCGAGCAGGCGACACGCCTCGTCGTGGCAGCCCGCCACGCTCAGCGATTCAAGGATTGCAGCGCGACGCGCGTCGCGGATCTTGGCTGCGGCATCGGATCGGATGCTATGGCGATCGCCGGCCTGGGCATGAACGTGCTGGCTGTCGACATCGACCCCGATACTGCCGGGGCCGCGGCCGCGAACCTGCGGGCCTTCGAGGGATCCGAGGTACGCCTGGGGGACGTCGCCGACCTCGACATGGACGAGCTGGCCTCCGAGGGCGTCGACGCGATCTTCGCAGACCCGGCCCGCCGCACAGGCGCCTCGCGCGGGTCGGCGCGCATCACGGACCCGGAACAGTGGTCCCCTCCCCTCTCGCTCGCCCTCGGCTGGGTCTCGACGATCGAACGCGTCGGTATCAAGGTGGCGCCGGGCATCGCGTACGAGCGCATCCCCTCCTCCTGGCACGCGCAGTGGGTGAGCGTGGGCGGTGATCTCGTCGAGGCCTCGCTCTGGTCCCCCGCACTGTCCCCCGAGGGCCGTGGGCGCTCCTGTCTCCTCTTGGATGAGGCCGGGGCCGCCCATTCGCTCTCCACACCCGAGGGGTATGCACCCAACGCCCCCGCAGCCCGCGTGGAGGTCGCGCCCCTGGGCGCGATGGTCGCCGAGCCCGACAGCGCGGTTATCCGCTCGGGTCTCCTGGGACGCCTCGCGGACGAGGTCGGCGCGGGCATCGTGTCCGACAAGATCGCCTACCTGACCGGGGATGAACTGCCCGATTCCCCCTTCTACGACCGCTTCGAGGTCCTCGCGGTGACCAACCTGCGAGCAAAGGCGATTTCCGCCGAGCTGCGCACGCGCGGAGCGGGCAGCGTCGAGATCAAGAAGCGCGGCGCCGACATCAACCCCGACAACCTGCGTAAAACGTTGAAACTGGGCGGAGGCGACGAGCAGCTGACCGTCATCGCGACGCGCGTGAACGGACGCCACCGCGCGATCATCTGCCGACGGTTGGCTACAAACCTGTAA
- the tsaD gene encoding tRNA (adenosine(37)-N6)-threonylcarbamoyltransferase complex transferase subunit TsaD, which produces MSEPLVLGIESTCDETGVGLVRGTQLLVDRTATSMDEYARYGGIIPEIASRAHLESFLPTLDAALDEAGVTLADVDAIAVAAGPGLVGSLTVGICAAKALASSLGKPLYGVNHVIGHLAVDKLADGPLPEHFIGLVVSGGHSNILEIRNIATDVVELGGTLDDAAGEAFDKVGRLLDLPYPGGPYVDRLSQQGDREAIRFPRGLAAGKDKERHKYDFSFSGLKTAVARYIEGATARGEVVSKENVCAAFSEAVNDSLTAKAVRAALDTGCDTIVVGGGFSANSRLRALLTERAETAGVQVRMPPLRFCTDNGAQIAAIGSELVAAGLPPSDWDFSPDSGLELTTTYLAPRA; this is translated from the coding sequence GTGAGTGAACCCCTGGTCCTTGGTATTGAGTCAACCTGCGACGAGACCGGCGTCGGCCTCGTGCGCGGTACGCAGCTGCTGGTCGACCGCACGGCCACGTCGATGGATGAGTACGCCCGCTACGGCGGCATCATCCCCGAGATCGCGTCGCGCGCGCACCTGGAGTCCTTCCTGCCCACGCTGGATGCTGCGCTCGACGAGGCCGGAGTGACCCTGGCAGATGTGGATGCGATCGCGGTTGCGGCCGGACCGGGTCTCGTCGGTTCGCTAACCGTCGGTATCTGTGCGGCGAAGGCGCTGGCCTCGTCGCTGGGCAAGCCCCTGTACGGCGTCAACCACGTGATCGGTCACCTGGCCGTCGATAAGCTCGCTGACGGGCCGCTGCCCGAGCACTTCATCGGACTCGTGGTCTCCGGAGGCCATTCCAACATCCTTGAGATCCGCAATATCGCGACGGACGTCGTCGAGCTGGGTGGCACCCTGGATGACGCCGCGGGCGAGGCCTTCGACAAGGTCGGGCGCCTCCTCGACCTGCCCTACCCGGGCGGCCCGTACGTGGACCGCCTGTCCCAGCAGGGGGACCGCGAGGCGATCCGTTTCCCGCGTGGCCTGGCTGCCGGCAAGGACAAGGAGCGTCACAAGTACGACTTCTCCTTCTCGGGTCTGAAGACCGCCGTCGCCCGATACATCGAGGGCGCGACCGCGCGCGGCGAGGTCGTCAGCAAGGAAAACGTGTGCGCCGCCTTCTCCGAGGCTGTCAACGATTCCCTGACCGCGAAAGCAGTGCGCGCCGCGCTGGACACCGGCTGCGACACGATTGTCGTGGGCGGCGGTTTCTCCGCGAACTCCCGACTGCGAGCTTTGCTGACGGAGCGGGCCGAGACGGCCGGCGTTCAGGTTCGCATGCCCCCTCTGCGCTTCTGCACGGACAACGGTGCTCAGATCGCGGCGATTGGCTCCGAGCTGGTCGCGGCGGGTCTGCCACCGTCGGACTGGGACTTCTCCCCGGATTCGGGCTTGGAGCTGACGACGACGTATCTGGCGCCGCGCGCCTGA
- a CDS encoding bifunctional lysylphosphatidylglycerol flippase/synthetase MprF yields MVQEATQSPESEGAPSALVRIASPVGATLQTVWLLLSSLAHLTIRWLSRCPATAVLTVALTIVSATYWVWRDQFTALEADPSSPHWWSVLSSVGAVPGNFIATAVLGIVTMIIAGGAAERHLGTRAWVAAAASGQVVGVAATWLTLPLLTRVFSMWGQTIDAGSLWGTSLILVALVGAAAQSLASHWRWRARFLLIGILILSAAILGSAISYARVWSLLAGMVAARLAGVRGARSDSGNDITIGRQLASVAALCWACAAALTVVSSAPEGPLAQMRWSLGPAWWLEGRTGVITTLLCLAPITLQLIFAYGLRKGRRAAYFGTLILQLILGLSTVAATGVALAQGADEDGMARPELVTTASLLLVPVILNAALCIITWWVRRSFTIHAEPSTTSTLLRRWLLLMVGCAGAVLVLGFLTSDSFVPLEALNSGEDLTVTGNATPLQILHDYTLALLPTATASIFEPSLVPMTLFAEAPVLWVPLVAWGGTLAIILSALLARPRIPLSSPLESLTPLLRAHGAGTLGWMQTWEGNQVWVSPTGEAGVAYRGSGGVALTVTDLVYEPGKASEAIALFSAFASDSGLTPALYSVHEELAQAACEEGWTIIQVAEESLLDLPGLAFRGKAYQDVRTAMNHASREGVEAVWTTWEECPAGWRDQITVISDSWSSNKALPEMSFTLGGVPELAVPETRILVAIDEESTIHAVTSWLPIYRDGTVVGLTLDVMRRRTTGWRPAIEFLIGKAALAAQEEGLETLSLSGAPLSRSANDTSTFGPLTDALAAIMEPLYGFTSLHAFKRKFKPRTQSLYLAVPEPASLATVGLAISHAYVPHVSPAQTLTLVASVAGGLAKLAAKGVGDLRSTRAAARERASDEDTLAATASSDRGGKEHR; encoded by the coding sequence GTGGTGCAGGAAGCAACACAGTCACCGGAATCCGAGGGCGCACCATCCGCGCTGGTCAGGATCGCTTCCCCCGTCGGGGCAACCCTGCAGACTGTGTGGCTATTGCTTTCCTCGCTGGCCCACCTCACCATCCGCTGGCTGTCACGATGCCCAGCTACCGCCGTCCTTACGGTTGCCCTGACGATCGTGTCGGCGACCTACTGGGTGTGGCGCGATCAATTCACGGCCCTCGAGGCCGACCCGTCCAGCCCCCATTGGTGGTCGGTTCTCTCCTCCGTCGGCGCGGTGCCCGGAAACTTCATCGCCACCGCCGTGCTCGGCATCGTCACGATGATCATTGCGGGCGGTGCTGCGGAGCGACACCTGGGCACACGCGCATGGGTGGCCGCAGCTGCCTCCGGCCAGGTCGTCGGCGTCGCTGCCACCTGGTTGACACTCCCCCTGCTCACCAGGGTGTTCTCCATGTGGGGGCAGACGATCGATGCGGGGAGCCTGTGGGGCACGAGCCTCATCCTCGTCGCCCTCGTGGGCGCCGCAGCGCAGTCACTGGCCTCTCACTGGCGCTGGCGCGCTCGTTTCCTCCTCATCGGAATCCTCATCCTGTCGGCCGCGATCCTGGGATCTGCGATCTCGTATGCGCGCGTGTGGTCACTCCTCGCGGGCATGGTCGCCGCGCGCCTGGCTGGGGTTCGCGGCGCACGCAGCGATTCCGGAAACGACATCACGATCGGACGTCAGCTCGCCTCCGTCGCCGCCCTGTGCTGGGCCTGCGCTGCGGCGCTGACAGTTGTTTCTTCGGCCCCCGAGGGACCGCTCGCTCAGATGCGCTGGTCGCTGGGCCCCGCGTGGTGGCTTGAGGGGCGTACGGGTGTCATCACAACTCTCCTGTGTCTGGCCCCGATCACGCTCCAGCTGATCTTCGCCTACGGGCTGCGCAAGGGCAGGCGCGCCGCCTACTTCGGCACTCTCATTCTCCAGCTGATCCTCGGCCTATCAACAGTCGCTGCGACGGGTGTTGCTCTCGCCCAGGGCGCCGACGAGGACGGGATGGCCAGGCCCGAGCTCGTCACCACGGCCTCGCTCCTTCTCGTTCCGGTGATCCTCAACGCTGCCCTGTGCATCATCACGTGGTGGGTGCGCCGCTCCTTCACGATTCACGCGGAGCCCTCCACGACCTCGACCCTACTGCGGCGCTGGCTGCTCCTCATGGTCGGCTGCGCGGGCGCGGTCCTCGTCCTCGGGTTCCTCACAAGCGACTCGTTCGTCCCCCTTGAAGCCCTCAACTCCGGCGAGGACCTGACCGTCACCGGCAACGCGACTCCCCTGCAGATCCTCCACGACTACACCCTCGCACTGCTCCCCACTGCGACCGCCTCAATCTTCGAGCCGTCCTTGGTTCCGATGACTCTCTTCGCCGAGGCACCCGTCCTGTGGGTGCCCCTCGTCGCCTGGGGCGGCACCCTCGCCATCATCCTGAGCGCGCTGCTCGCCCGGCCCCGTATCCCACTGTCCTCCCCGCTCGAGAGCCTCACCCCTCTCCTGCGCGCCCACGGAGCGGGCACCCTCGGATGGATGCAGACCTGGGAGGGGAACCAAGTGTGGGTGTCCCCTACCGGCGAGGCCGGGGTCGCCTACCGCGGGTCGGGCGGCGTCGCGCTGACGGTCACAGACTTGGTGTACGAGCCGGGCAAGGCCTCCGAGGCGATCGCGCTGTTCTCAGCCTTCGCCTCCGACTCGGGCCTGACCCCCGCGCTCTACTCGGTCCACGAGGAACTCGCGCAGGCCGCGTGCGAGGAGGGCTGGACGATCATACAGGTCGCCGAGGAGTCACTGCTGGACCTGCCCGGCCTCGCTTTCAGGGGCAAGGCCTACCAGGACGTGCGCACCGCCATGAACCACGCGTCCCGCGAGGGCGTCGAGGCCGTGTGGACTACCTGGGAGGAGTGCCCGGCGGGCTGGCGCGATCAGATCACCGTCATCTCCGATTCGTGGAGCTCCAACAAGGCCCTGCCCGAGATGAGCTTCACGCTGGGCGGCGTGCCCGAACTCGCGGTCCCTGAGACGCGCATCCTGGTCGCCATCGATGAAGAGTCGACGATCCACGCCGTGACCTCGTGGTTGCCGATCTACCGCGACGGAACCGTTGTCGGCCTGACCCTGGACGTCATGCGTCGGCGCACGACCGGGTGGCGTCCCGCGATCGAGTTCCTCATCGGCAAGGCCGCCCTGGCGGCGCAGGAAGAGGGGCTGGAGACCCTGTCCCTGTCGGGCGCTCCCCTGTCGCGCTCTGCCAATGACACCTCGACCTTTGGCCCCCTTACCGATGCGCTGGCCGCCATCATGGAGCCGCTCTACGGCTTCACCTCGCTGCACGCGTTCAAGCGCAAGTTCAAGCCTCGCACGCAGTCCCTGTACCTGGCGGTGCCGGAACCCGCATCCCTCGCAACAGTCGGACTGGCCATCTCACACGCCTACGTGCCCCACGTGTCCCCCGCGCAGACCCTCACGCTCGTCGCCTCAGTCGCCGGAGGCCTCGCCAAACTCGCCGCAAAAGGCGTCGGCGACCTGCGCTCGACGCGAGCGGCCGCCCGGGAGCGCGCGTCCGATGAGGACACACTCGCTGCCACGGCCTCGTCCGATAGGGGCGGAAAGGAGCACCGATGA
- a CDS encoding fumarate reductase/succinate dehydrogenase flavoprotein subunit, with protein MTDTLIHGLYREGEKIADTKAPHDVPIAQRWEQRKFSAALVNPANRRKLRVIIVGSGLAGGAAAASLGEMGYNVDCFFYQDSARRAHSIAAQGGINAAKNYRNDNDSVYRLFYDTVKGGDYRAREDNVYRLAEVSANIIDQCVAQGVPFAREYGGLLDNRSFGGVQVSRTFYARGQTGQQLLIGAYQALERQVAAGTVKEYARHEMVELIVDEGKARGIIARDMSTGKLETFVADAVVLATGGYGNVFFLSTNAMGCNATAIWRAYRKGAYFGNPCFTQIHPTCIPQHGDQQSKLTLMSESLRNDGRIWVPKRAEDCEKDPRQIPEEDRDYYLERIYPSFGNLVPRDIASRQAKNMCDEGRGVGPKIDGVARGVYLDFSDAINRMGLAAVSAKYGNLFDMYERITGDNPYEVPMRIYPAVHYTMGGLWVDYDLESNLPGLYVAGEANFSDHGANRLGASALMQGLSDGYFVLPNTINDYLAHCFHLPKLDENSPSVKEALESAQGRIDTLMSINGTRSVDSFHKELGKIMWEYCGMERTEEGLKKAIGMIRELRADYWKNVRVPGKSIGELNQSLEKAGRVADFMELGELMCIDALHREESCGGHFRAESQTPEGEALRHDDKFLYVAAWEYAGEGEPPILHKEDLIYNDIELKQRSYK; from the coding sequence ATGACCGATACACTCATCCACGGCCTCTACCGTGAAGGCGAGAAGATCGCCGACACGAAGGCCCCCCACGACGTCCCGATCGCGCAGCGCTGGGAACAGCGTAAGTTCAGTGCCGCGCTGGTCAACCCCGCCAACCGCCGTAAGCTGCGCGTCATCATCGTCGGCTCCGGCCTCGCGGGCGGTGCTGCCGCCGCCTCGCTCGGCGAAATGGGCTACAACGTCGACTGCTTCTTCTACCAGGACTCCGCCCGCCGCGCGCACTCCATCGCCGCGCAGGGTGGTATCAACGCCGCGAAGAACTACCGCAACGACAATGACTCCGTCTATCGTCTCTTCTACGACACGGTCAAGGGCGGCGACTACCGCGCTCGTGAGGACAACGTCTACCGCCTCGCCGAGGTCAGCGCCAACATCATCGACCAGTGCGTCGCACAGGGCGTCCCCTTCGCCCGAGAGTACGGCGGCCTCCTCGACAACCGCTCCTTCGGTGGCGTGCAGGTGTCCCGCACGTTCTACGCGCGCGGCCAGACGGGTCAGCAGCTGCTGATCGGCGCCTACCAGGCGCTCGAGCGTCAGGTCGCGGCCGGCACCGTCAAGGAATACGCCCGCCACGAGATGGTCGAGCTCATCGTCGACGAGGGCAAGGCGCGCGGCATTATCGCCCGCGACATGTCCACCGGCAAGCTCGAGACCTTCGTCGCAGACGCGGTCGTCCTGGCCACCGGCGGCTACGGCAACGTGTTCTTCCTGTCCACCAACGCGATGGGCTGCAACGCGACCGCTATCTGGCGTGCGTACCGCAAGGGCGCCTACTTCGGCAACCCCTGCTTCACGCAGATCCACCCCACGTGCATCCCCCAGCACGGCGACCAGCAGTCGAAGCTGACCCTCATGTCGGAGTCGCTGCGTAACGACGGCCGTATCTGGGTTCCCAAGCGCGCTGAGGACTGCGAGAAGGACCCGCGTCAGATCCCCGAAGAGGATCGCGACTACTACCTGGAGCGCATCTACCCCTCCTTCGGTAACCTCGTGCCGCGCGACATCGCGTCGCGTCAGGCCAAGAACATGTGCGACGAGGGCCGCGGCGTCGGCCCGAAGATCGACGGTGTCGCCCGCGGCGTCTACCTCGACTTCTCCGACGCGATCAACCGTATGGGCCTGGCCGCAGTGTCAGCCAAGTACGGCAACCTCTTCGACATGTACGAGCGCATCACGGGCGATAACCCCTACGAGGTGCCGATGCGCATCTACCCGGCCGTCCACTACACCATGGGTGGCCTGTGGGTTGACTACGACCTCGAGTCGAACCTGCCCGGTCTGTACGTGGCCGGCGAGGCGAACTTCTCCGATCACGGCGCGAACCGCCTGGGTGCCTCGGCACTCATGCAGGGCCTGTCGGACGGCTACTTCGTCCTGCCCAACACGATCAACGACTACCTGGCGCACTGCTTCCACCTGCCCAAGCTGGACGAGAACTCGCCTTCGGTGAAGGAAGCTCTCGAGTCGGCTCAGGGCCGTATCGACACCCTCATGTCGATCAACGGCACCCGCTCCGTGGACTCGTTCCATAAGGAGCTGGGCAAGATCATGTGGGAGTACTGCGGCATGGAGCGTACCGAGGAAGGCCTCAAGAAGGCCATCGGTATGATCCGCGAGCTGCGTGCCGACTACTGGAAGAACGTTCGCGTTCCCGGCAAGTCGATCGGTGAACTCAACCAGTCCCTCGAGAAGGCCGGCCGCGTCGCCGACTTTATGGAGCTGGGCGAGCTCATGTGCATCGACGCGCTGCACCGCGAAGAGTCGTGTGGCGGCCACTTCCGCGCGGAGTCCCAGACTCCCGAGGGCGAGGCCCTGCGTCACGACGACAAGTTCCTGTACGTGGCGGCTTGGGAATACGCTGGCGAAGGCGAGCCCCCGATCCTCCACAAGGAAGACCTGATTTACAACGACATCGAGCTGAAGCAGCGGAGCTACAAGTGA
- a CDS encoding succinate dehydrogenase/fumarate reductase iron-sulfur subunit codes for MNLTLRIWRQNGPEDKGAIHEYQVKGISEESSFLEMLDVLNEELFARGEEPIAFDSDCREGICGQCGIVINGIAHGPEVTTTCQLHMRSFNDGDVITIEPWRASGFPIIKDLVVNRSALDRIIQAGGYISVNTGAAPDAHATPVPKQDADRAFEAAACIGCGACVAACPNASAMLFTSAKVTHLGLLPQGKPENYKRVVNMLNQMDEEGFGSCSNIGECAEVCPKQIPLDVIANLNRQLGKAAFKGV; via the coding sequence GTGAACCTGACACTGAGGATCTGGCGCCAAAACGGTCCCGAAGACAAGGGCGCAATTCATGAATACCAGGTGAAGGGAATCTCGGAAGAGTCCTCGTTCCTGGAGATGCTCGACGTCCTGAACGAAGAGCTCTTCGCACGCGGCGAGGAACCCATCGCCTTCGACTCCGACTGCCGCGAGGGCATCTGCGGTCAGTGTGGCATCGTCATCAACGGTATCGCTCACGGCCCGGAGGTCACCACGACCTGCCAGCTGCACATGCGTTCCTTCAACGATGGTGACGTCATCACGATCGAGCCGTGGCGCGCATCGGGCTTCCCGATCATCAAGGACCTCGTGGTCAACCGCAGCGCCCTGGATCGCATCATCCAGGCCGGCGGCTACATCTCCGTGAACACGGGTGCAGCCCCCGACGCGCACGCGACCCCGGTCCCGAAGCAGGACGCGGATCGCGCGTTCGAGGCCGCCGCGTGCATCGGCTGTGGTGCGTGCGTGGCTGCCTGCCCGAACGCCTCCGCGATGCTCTTCACCTCGGCGAAGGTCACGCACCTCGGCCTGCTCCCGCAGGGTAAGCCCGAGAACTACAAGCGTGTCGTCAACATGCTCAACCAGATGGACGAGGAGGGCTTCGGCTCCTGCTCGAACATCGGCGAGTGTGCTGAGGTCTGCCCGAAGCAGATCCCGCTTGACGTGATCGCAAACCTCAATCGCCAGCTCGGCAAGGCTGCCTTCAAGGGCGTCTGA
- a CDS encoding glutamate--cysteine ligase: MSLPFGSSQRSTIGVEWELQLVDRDSHDLRQSADAIIDRSTTDGKLYPGVHREMLLNTIEVVSKPRSTVAECMADLMDCVDYLTPLASDLRIDLATAGTHPFARPGRQRVTDSERYAQLVERTAYWGHQMLLYGVHVHVGVEDRAKILPIQAALTAHLGHLQAISASSPFWAGEDTGYASNRAMVFQQLPTAGIPRQFATWEDLEAYTDDMIRTGVIEGFDEVRWDIRPSPTFGTIENRVYDAATNATEVATFAAFTHVLVEHFSRLYDAGEPLPSLPDWFVAENKWRSARYGMDATLIISRDGTTESARDGIARLKEELAPVATDLNCAREFAGLETILTIGASYERQRAVAAAARPGQGLDAVVDLMRAEMSAGRPLALAEFATLNV; this comes from the coding sequence ATGTCTTTGCCCTTCGGTTCCTCCCAGCGTTCCACGATCGGTGTCGAGTGGGAGCTCCAGCTCGTCGACCGCGACTCCCACGACCTGCGTCAGAGCGCGGACGCGATCATTGACCGCTCCACGACCGACGGGAAGCTCTACCCGGGCGTCCACCGCGAGATGCTGCTGAACACGATCGAGGTCGTCTCCAAGCCGCGTTCAACCGTCGCCGAGTGCATGGCCGACCTGATGGACTGCGTCGACTATCTGACCCCCCTGGCCTCGGACCTGCGCATCGACTTGGCCACCGCCGGTACACACCCCTTCGCGCGCCCGGGCCGCCAGCGCGTCACCGACTCGGAGCGCTACGCACAGCTGGTGGAGCGCACCGCCTACTGGGGACACCAGATGCTTCTGTACGGCGTCCACGTGCACGTCGGCGTCGAAGACCGAGCGAAGATCCTCCCGATCCAGGCCGCCCTCACCGCCCACCTGGGCCACCTGCAGGCTATCTCTGCGTCCTCCCCCTTCTGGGCGGGCGAAGACACGGGCTACGCGTCCAACCGCGCGATGGTCTTCCAGCAGCTGCCCACCGCCGGCATCCCGCGCCAGTTCGCAACGTGGGAGGATCTCGAGGCCTACACGGATGACATGATCCGCACGGGCGTCATCGAGGGCTTCGACGAGGTCCGCTGGGACATCCGCCCCTCTCCGACCTTCGGCACGATCGAGAACCGCGTGTACGACGCTGCGACGAACGCGACCGAGGTCGCCACCTTCGCAGCCTTCACCCACGTCCTCGTCGAGCACTTCTCGCGCTTGTACGACGCGGGCGAGCCGCTTCCCTCCCTGCCGGATTGGTTCGTCGCCGAGAACAAGTGGCGCTCGGCGCGCTACGGCATGGACGCGACCCTCATCATCTCGCGCGACGGCACGACCGAGAGCGCGCGCGATGGCATCGCGCGACTGAAGGAAGAGTTGGCCCCCGTGGCCACCGACCTGAACTGTGCGCGCGAGTTCGCAGGCCTGGAGACGATCCTGACGATCGGCGCCTCCTACGAGCGCCAGCGGGCCGTTGCGGCAGCCGCGCGACCCGGCCAGGGCCTCGACGCGGTCGTGGACCTCATGCGCGCGGAGATGAGCGCGGGGCGCCCCCTGGCTCTCGCCGAGTTCGCAACCCTGAACGTCTGA
- a CDS encoding alpha/beta hydrolase — protein MSVLGSIPLTSIKTLVAVAVLAVLSLLAGASLLARSAPSRCPGRTRRWLGRAVILLVPTFLIASAGALVFNRSLGLVKTSGDLAKLALLSVVGTTAQSGGEADVNAQSAAVSELDATFTKTEDGMLQTTWTGPSSGITQPVFVITPRDYSPNDGKTYAVIELLHGYPGGPDGTMQGAQVQEALNNAIDEGIIPPTIIVGPSLNVDEEAHDCADIEGRPAVYTWVSHDVPAMIRHNFPNTTSNRDAWMIGGFSAGAYCAIWTALRTPETYGAAASLSGYDTQIEGHMTNQGEQYLADNTLSTMLANRTPDGMRIYAMAAGDDAVGGAYTALKMASAVKEPDSVTTDVPPSGGHAGPLWREHIPTMLAWWGSSDRVSRAVGATSTAATAQSSEASASIVPVTTVTHKVRPTAPNGYLTLALLIAGVLVSLALTWLIAPRWQLRRHEGDTDDHADHQHRARHRAQRSGLFTSVPRPALRALGYLARLMSLGAATVSSALLVGIAANMAGGFYTSWSSIAQSFMDGLR, from the coding sequence ATGAGCGTTTTGGGAAGCATCCCCCTGACCTCGATCAAAACCCTGGTAGCGGTCGCCGTCCTTGCGGTTCTGTCTCTATTGGCAGGGGCGTCTCTGCTCGCGCGTTCGGCCCCCTCGCGCTGCCCGGGACGCACGAGGCGTTGGCTGGGACGCGCGGTCATCCTCCTCGTGCCCACGTTCCTTATCGCTTCCGCGGGGGCTCTCGTCTTCAATCGCTCGCTCGGCCTTGTGAAAACCAGCGGGGATCTAGCGAAACTCGCCCTGTTGTCCGTCGTAGGAACGACCGCCCAGTCCGGCGGCGAGGCCGACGTCAACGCGCAGTCCGCTGCCGTATCCGAATTGGACGCGACCTTCACGAAGACCGAGGACGGCATGCTCCAGACCACCTGGACCGGCCCGTCAAGCGGGATCACCCAGCCCGTCTTCGTTATCACCCCACGCGACTACTCCCCCAATGACGGCAAGACCTATGCGGTCATCGAGCTTCTCCACGGCTACCCTGGCGGCCCCGACGGCACCATGCAGGGCGCGCAGGTGCAGGAAGCCCTGAACAACGCCATCGACGAGGGGATCATCCCGCCGACAATCATCGTCGGCCCCTCCCTCAACGTCGACGAAGAAGCCCACGACTGTGCCGACATCGAGGGGCGCCCCGCCGTCTACACGTGGGTGTCCCACGACGTCCCCGCGATGATCCGACACAACTTCCCCAATACGACGTCTAATCGAGACGCCTGGATGATCGGGGGTTTCTCCGCCGGCGCCTACTGCGCGATCTGGACGGCCCTGCGCACGCCCGAAACCTACGGTGCCGCCGCCTCGCTGTCCGGTTACGACACTCAGATCGAGGGGCACATGACCAACCAGGGCGAGCAGTACCTGGCTGACAACACACTGTCAACCATGCTGGCTAATCGCACCCCCGACGGGATGCGCATCTACGCGATGGCCGCCGGCGACGACGCCGTTGGGGGCGCTTACACCGCTCTCAAGATGGCCTCAGCCGTCAAGGAACCCGACAGCGTTACCACGGACGTTCCCCCGAGCGGTGGGCACGCGGGCCCGCTGTGGCGCGAGCACATTCCGACAATGCTGGCGTGGTGGGGGTCCTCCGACCGGGTCTCCCGGGCCGTCGGCGCCACTTCGACGGCGGCGACCGCACAGTCCTCCGAGGCCAGCGCATCCATCGTACCGGTGACAACCGTGACCCACAAGGTCCGGCCGACCGCCCCGAACGGGTACCTGACGCTCGCACTCCTGATCGCCGGAGTGCTCGTCTCGCTCGCGCTCACGTGGCTTATCGCGCCGCGCTGGCAGCTGCGCCGTCACGAGGGCGACACCGACGACCATGCCGATCATCAACACCGGGCACGTCACCGCGCGCAGCGCTCGGGCCTGTTCACCTCTGTGCCGCGCCCCGCCCTCCGGGCACTCGGCTACCTAGCGCGTCTGATGTCCCTCGGGGCGGCCACGGTAAGCTCCGCGCTCCTCGTCGGCATTGCCGCCAACATGGCGGGCGGCTTCTACACCTCGTGGAGCTCGATCGCGCAGAGCTTCATGGACGGCCTACGCTAG
- the groES gene encoding co-chaperone GroES — MSISIKPLEDRIVIRQVEAEQTTASGLVIPDTAKEKPQEGEVIAVGPGRVDDNGNRIPVDVKVGDVVIYSRYGGTEVKYDGQEFQILSSRDVLAVVER, encoded by the coding sequence ATGTCGATCTCCATCAAGCCCCTCGAGGACCGCATCGTCATCCGCCAGGTTGAGGCCGAGCAGACCACCGCCTCCGGCCTGGTCATTCCGGACACCGCCAAGGAGAAGCCGCAGGAAGGCGAAGTTATCGCCGTGGGCCCCGGCCGCGTGGACGACAACGGTAACCGTATCCCCGTCGACGTCAAGGTCGGCGACGTCGTCATCTACTCGCGCTACGGCGGCACCGAGGTCAAGTACGACGGCCAGGAGTTCCAGATCCTGTCCTCGCGTGACGTGCTGGCGGTCGTGGAGCGCTGA